The following are encoded together in the Vibrio zhugei genome:
- a CDS encoding PIG-L family deacetylase, whose product MKTLDYQYPLQPDWHIPATLDASGHLAFDENLLPETTRVTVLLEVSYTSTSNKRMGKVELRQPGWQPEAREHEQFFEAQQRGKRYLNLTGLPNLHEVQCLTHDCTLASQASLLLFREPPMAHGPILIIAPHADDAELAAFGVYQHRHSQVWIATLYAGESLQKMSKQYIPDLDNSMEAGCPRKATIRHWNSMTTPLLAKVPADQLVCLGYSGITVETLYDAPHDAIIHGAGKGYSPVAFRGLNVLSLSNDREELNTPQAMVNELSELLLRIQPTTVLVTDPEVDPHPEHKAAAHALALAMAQSDYVPQNVLMYVNHLEGIKDFPYGPEHTTTALAPCYKPYQYFHQVQVYSYSLSLAEQKEKVVAFDTMHDLRASASLEKQIKRWWHEKRYGYGYRYYGNHMYFQTHIKAAEVFTVLSGHNYREQLLTSRTS is encoded by the coding sequence ATGAAGACGCTTGATTACCAATACCCTTTACAGCCTGATTGGCATATCCCCGCGACATTGGACGCCTCTGGTCACCTTGCTTTCGACGAAAATCTATTACCAGAGACCACGCGAGTGACAGTATTACTGGAAGTCAGTTATACCTCGACCAGTAATAAAAGAATGGGGAAGGTGGAACTGAGACAACCGGGTTGGCAGCCTGAAGCGCGTGAGCATGAGCAATTTTTTGAAGCTCAACAACGTGGTAAGCGTTATCTCAACCTAACCGGATTACCCAATTTACACGAGGTCCAGTGTCTCACTCATGATTGTACCTTGGCTTCGCAAGCCTCATTGTTACTGTTTCGCGAGCCGCCGATGGCGCATGGTCCGATATTGATCATTGCTCCACATGCCGATGATGCGGAATTGGCGGCTTTCGGTGTGTACCAACACCGGCATTCGCAGGTGTGGATAGCGACCTTGTATGCCGGTGAGTCGTTGCAGAAAATGTCGAAACAATACATTCCAGACTTGGATAACAGTATGGAAGCGGGATGTCCTCGAAAAGCGACCATTCGACACTGGAATAGCATGACAACGCCACTGCTTGCCAAAGTACCCGCGGATCAACTCGTTTGTTTGGGATATTCAGGTATTACCGTAGAGACGCTGTATGATGCGCCACATGATGCAATCATTCATGGCGCGGGTAAAGGCTACTCACCAGTCGCATTTCGCGGGTTAAATGTCTTGAGCTTGTCCAATGATCGGGAGGAGCTCAATACACCACAAGCGATGGTCAATGAACTATCAGAGCTATTGTTGCGAATCCAACCCACGACCGTACTGGTGACCGACCCAGAGGTTGACCCTCACCCTGAGCATAAAGCGGCGGCGCACGCTCTCGCTCTTGCGATGGCGCAAAGTGATTATGTTCCTCAGAACGTGTTAATGTATGTTAATCATTTGGAAGGCATCAAAGATTTTCCATACGGCCCCGAGCATACGACGACCGCATTAGCTCCGTGCTATAAGCCTTATCAATATTTCCATCAAGTGCAAGTATATAGCTACTCTTTATCCTTGGCAGAGCAAAAAGAGAAAGTAGTCGCATTTGATACCATGCATGACTTACGTGCTTCTGCTTCGCTAGAAAAGCAAATCAAACGCTGGTGGCATGAGAAGCGATATGGTTACGGTTATCGCTACTATGGTAATCACATGTATTTTCAAACACACATCAAAGCCGCTGAAGTCTTTACAGTACTATCCGGTCATAACTATCGTGAGCAGTTACTGACATCACGTACGTCATAA
- a CDS encoding glycosyltransferase, translating into MRIAVVVNSLKVGGMERVAVNLTNAFHKAGHHVELLYLKNRPVELQPDDPTIPIHLFDVKKDVLRTGLGALWMVACRIANLFARKSYARLFAYAECRAFAKRLQQLESRNGAEFDLIVFRGHGTFEHVWPLQDPRFVFVCESVQGKYHYGRLSQRAFQGIYGHRQMVCISQGVMDNFQAITQLHGITPRSATLISNPLEYDRIAEQSQADKNSLHPRPYILGLGRLSPIKNVPLLIEAYHLLVERYDIPQDLVIVGEGRERAAIEHKISQLGLAHRVFLKGQQMPPYPWFAHANLFTLSSKSEGLGMVLIEALACGAPVAATRCPGGVTQIMQGPLSHFLAEMTPEALAHAMYQALTTPRDDIYQAAVQSSLAQFDGQRIVQTYLDTFTSKLVK; encoded by the coding sequence ATGAGAATTGCCGTCGTCGTCAATAGCCTAAAAGTCGGAGGCATGGAACGTGTTGCCGTTAACTTAACCAACGCGTTTCACAAAGCGGGTCACCATGTGGAGCTGCTCTACTTAAAAAATCGACCCGTGGAACTGCAACCTGACGATCCGACGATTCCGATTCATTTGTTTGATGTGAAAAAGGATGTATTACGCACGGGGTTAGGGGCACTATGGATGGTGGCTTGTCGTATTGCCAATCTGTTTGCCCGTAAAAGCTACGCGCGATTGTTTGCCTATGCCGAATGTAGAGCCTTTGCGAAACGTCTGCAGCAATTAGAAAGCCGCAATGGCGCGGAATTTGATCTGATTGTGTTTCGTGGTCATGGTACTTTTGAGCATGTTTGGCCACTGCAAGATCCACGATTTGTGTTTGTCTGTGAAAGTGTTCAAGGAAAATACCACTATGGCCGCCTATCACAACGGGCTTTTCAAGGGATTTATGGGCACCGACAGATGGTGTGTATTTCACAGGGCGTGATGGATAACTTCCAAGCGATTACTCAACTGCATGGTATTACGCCACGCAGTGCGACCTTGATCAGCAACCCACTCGAATACGACCGCATCGCTGAGCAAAGCCAGGCGGATAAAAACAGCTTACATCCTAGGCCGTATATTTTAGGGTTGGGCCGTTTGAGTCCAATTAAAAATGTGCCGCTTTTGATTGAGGCCTATCACTTATTAGTCGAACGCTATGACATCCCACAGGATTTAGTCATCGTTGGTGAAGGCCGCGAGCGTGCTGCCATTGAGCATAAAATTTCACAGCTCGGCTTAGCGCATCGTGTTTTTCTTAAAGGCCAGCAAATGCCACCTTATCCTTGGTTTGCTCATGCAAACTTATTCACGTTAAGTTCAAAGTCTGAAGGCTTAGGCATGGTGCTGATTGAAGCACTGGCCTGCGGCGCTCCTGTCGCGGCAACACGCTGTCCTGGCGGAGTGACACAAATCATGCAAGGGCCCCTGAGCCATTTCTTGGCGGAGATGACGCCAGAGGCGTTAGCTCATGCTATGTACCAAGCCCTCACCACCCCGCGTGATGACATCTATCAAGCCGCAGTGCAATCATCCTTAGCCCAGTTCGATGGCCAGCGCATCGTACAAACGTATTTGGACACATTTACCTCAAAGCTCGTTAAGTAG
- a CDS encoding O-antigen ligase family protein yields MNTFSTVFLGQRYRAIMLFAIFGYVSCAIAFEHLSDAFRAIFILGSVGILYVHRSRIYRDPVIITLALALIVSVLSWCNSLFYIPDSARAIPELDKLARLFLFVFIAYWLKGEKKLIYILFFCFIVSFILGICIKSNFMHSFEMGIFHDKRVDFNIKNAQYTSMFSGLCLIISMFALIQIKYYIKGYTNNLLKYSAPALMCLTMAFFAIMVVITQSRMVFVGLLMVMGLFPLLYKVTYTHTKVATVILFYISAFLAASIALYASLPFIMQRFSPKDIQSLQDIMHLDTSHIPMSSIGIRLNSWIEAIPWIQRHPLLGVGVHGPGLVISQSQVFSERINENFATIKGLRHLHSFHMDTLVSYGLFGFIVLNSIYITVTRQLFKLRSTLPNAENWLMLALCFAIYWFSINFFESFNYRTYGVFAHNVILGGLYSFVLTKRLFDNDNQRKALT; encoded by the coding sequence ATGAACACTTTTTCTACTGTATTTTTAGGTCAACGCTATCGCGCTATCATGTTGTTTGCTATTTTTGGCTACGTTTCATGTGCGATTGCATTTGAACATCTCTCGGATGCTTTTCGAGCTATCTTTATTCTCGGCTCTGTCGGCATACTCTATGTACATCGCAGTAGAATTTATCGCGACCCAGTTATCATTACACTCGCCTTAGCGTTAATTGTCTCAGTGCTCAGTTGGTGTAACAGTCTTTTTTATATTCCTGATTCAGCAAGAGCCATCCCCGAGCTCGATAAATTAGCCAGATTGTTTCTTTTCGTCTTTATTGCATATTGGTTAAAAGGGGAAAAGAAACTCATCTACATCCTGTTTTTTTGTTTTATTGTCAGTTTTATTCTTGGGATATGCATCAAATCCAATTTTATGCACTCTTTTGAAATGGGCATTTTTCATGATAAACGCGTTGATTTTAACATTAAAAATGCCCAATACACATCTATGTTCTCTGGCCTATGCTTAATCATTAGTATGTTTGCGCTGATACAGATCAAATATTACATCAAAGGCTATACGAATAACCTTTTGAAATATTCTGCTCCGGCACTGATGTGTTTAACTATGGCATTCTTTGCAATCATGGTTGTCATCACTCAATCAAGGATGGTGTTTGTCGGGTTACTGATGGTTATGGGGTTATTCCCACTTTTATACAAGGTAACATATACACACACCAAAGTTGCGACAGTGATTCTCTTCTATATCAGTGCTTTCTTGGCGGCCAGTATCGCTCTGTATGCTTCACTCCCCTTCATTATGCAACGATTCTCTCCCAAAGACATACAATCATTACAAGACATTATGCATCTAGATACCTCACATATCCCTATGTCCAGCATCGGTATCAGGCTAAATTCGTGGATTGAAGCGATTCCTTGGATTCAACGCCACCCTTTACTTGGCGTTGGCGTGCATGGCCCAGGTCTTGTCATATCTCAATCCCAAGTTTTTTCAGAACGAATCAATGAAAACTTTGCCACCATTAAAGGGTTACGTCACCTACATAGCTTCCATATGGATACGCTGGTCAGCTATGGCTTGTTCGGATTTATCGTGCTGAATTCGATATATATTACGGTTACTCGTCAACTATTTAAACTGCGTTCAACATTACCTAACGCAGAAAACTGGCTCATGCTAGCGTTATGTTTTGCGATTTACTGGTTCAGCATTAACTTTTTTGAATCGTTTAACTACAGAACCTACGGTGTCTTTGCTCATAACGTCATTTTGGGTGGTTTGTATTCATTTGTGTTAACGAAAAGGTTATTTGATAACGATAATCAGCGTAAGGCACTTACATGA